A section of the Acidobacteriota bacterium genome encodes:
- a CDS encoding YraN family protein: MAAFTSKPWQSKIRVMPFAKLKSAFAKSKTRAAHLALGEMGERLALEFLKVNEGFEIVATNFRVPLGRSLRGQKITGEIDIVAYDEDTLVFIEVKTRSSDELFAPERAVDLRKQRQIARAARRFRQLMKVMDVPHRYDVVTVVPQKTGNKIDLLRGYFDESVFLRGKYFSE, encoded by the coding sequence ATGGCGGCTTTTACAAGCAAGCCTTGGCAAAGTAAGATTCGCGTGATGCCGTTTGCCAAACTCAAGTCTGCATTTGCTAAATCCAAAACTCGCGCGGCGCATCTGGCGCTTGGCGAAATGGGCGAACGTCTGGCGCTTGAGTTTTTAAAAGTGAACGAAGGTTTTGAAATCGTCGCCACCAATTTCCGCGTGCCACTCGGTCGCAGTTTGCGCGGGCAAAAAATCACCGGCGAAATCGACATCGTCGCTTACGATGAAGACACGCTCGTTTTCATTGAAGTTAAAACCCGTTCATCGGATGAACTGTTTGCGCCCGAACGCGCCGTTGATTTACGCAAGCAACGACAAATCGCCCGCGCTGCCCGTCGTTTTCGTCAGTTGATGAAAGTGATGGACGTGCCCCATCGTTACGATGTGGTCACCGTGGTTCCTCAAAAGACCGGGAATAAAATTGACCTCTTGCGCGGTTATTTTGATGAAAGCGTGTTTTTGCGTGGCAAATATTTTAGTGAATAG
- the der gene encoding ribosome biogenesis GTPase Der produces the protein MENLEAQNAAELAPETVSPEKRALPTVVILGRPNVGKSTLFNRLTGSRRSIVGDEPGITRDRIYGRVEWSGREFRLVDTGGIIPDDKDLIPANILTQARAALDEASLIMLVTDARAGITPLDEELAELARSTDKPVFVAANKVDSQRVEADALEFEQWGFTAVFPVSAEHGNGIGDMLDAAMELLPAPEAVDEKPEELTLAIVGRPNVGKSSLINRLTGEERVIVSPIPGTTRDAVDTEIEYDGTKFKLIDTAGIRRKGKTELVAEKLSVIMARKNLERAQVAVMMIDAVEGPTALDATICGYAHEAGASLIIAVNKWDAVEKDNYTTKQYENRIREMMKFADYAPIVFISAKSGQRVTKLLELARQAFEARRQRIPTSELNRFFEANLEQPKATTNAKYPVRVMYITQASVNPPTFILFTSTRNPKAKLHFSYERYVENRLREAFGFFATPIRVWQRRKRGKPGQH, from the coding sequence ATGGAAAACCTTGAAGCACAAAATGCTGCTGAACTAGCGCCTGAAACCGTCAGCCCCGAAAAAAGGGCTTTGCCCACGGTCGTCATCCTCGGTCGCCCGAATGTCGGCAAATCGACGTTATTCAATCGCCTGACCGGCTCGCGGCGTTCGATTGTCGGCGATGAACCGGGCATCACCCGCGACCGGATTTATGGGCGCGTCGAATGGAGCGGGCGTGAATTTCGGCTGGTTGATACCGGCGGCATTATTCCCGATGATAAAGATTTGATTCCGGCAAATATTTTGACCCAGGCGCGCGCCGCGCTTGATGAAGCGTCGTTGATTATGCTGGTCACCGATGCCCGCGCAGGCATTACGCCCCTTGATGAAGAACTCGCGGAACTGGCGCGTTCGACCGATAAGCCGGTGTTCGTGGCGGCGAACAAAGTAGATTCGCAACGGGTCGAAGCCGATGCGCTGGAATTTGAACAATGGGGATTTACAGCGGTCTTTCCGGTGTCGGCTGAACACGGCAATGGCATCGGCGATATGCTCGATGCGGCGATGGAACTGCTGCCTGCGCCGGAAGCGGTCGATGAAAAGCCCGAAGAGTTGACCCTTGCCATCGTCGGGCGTCCCAATGTCGGCAAATCTTCGCTCATTAATCGCCTGACCGGTGAAGAGCGCGTCATCGTTTCGCCGATACCGGGAACCACCCGCGATGCTGTCGATACGGAGATTGAATACGACGGCACGAAATTTAAATTGATTGACACGGCGGGCATTCGTCGCAAAGGCAAAACCGAACTGGTGGCGGAAAAACTCTCGGTGATTATGGCGCGCAAAAATCTCGAACGCGCACAGGTCGCGGTGATGATGATTGATGCGGTTGAAGGGCCGACCGCGCTTGATGCCACGATTTGCGGTTACGCGCACGAAGCCGGTGCCAGTTTGATTATCGCAGTGAATAAATGGGACGCCGTAGAGAAAGACAACTACACCACCAAACAATATGAAAATCGCATCCGCGAAATGATGAAATTCGCCGATTATGCGCCGATTGTGTTTATTTCGGCAAAAAGCGGGCAGCGAGTGACCAAACTATTAGAGCTGGCGCGTCAGGCTTTCGAGGCGCGGCGGCAACGCATTCCGACTTCGGAACTCAATCGCTTTTTTGAAGCCAATCTTGAACAACCGAAAGCCACGACCAATGCCAAATATCCGGTTCGCGTGATGTACATTACCCAGGCGTCGGTCAATCCGCCGACGTTTATTTTGTTTACCTCGACGCGCAACCCGAAAGCCAAATTGCATTTTTCTTATGAGCGTTATGTGGAAAACCGCCTGCGTGAGGCTTTCGGATTTTTCGCCACGCCTATCAGAGTCTGGCAGAGGAGAAAACGCGGTAAGCCAGGCCAACATTGA
- a CDS encoding sensor domain-containing diguanylate cyclase, which yields MEKSQSRLGKNLFPVNAEVENFKDYYRFFNLSTDLLCIVGFDGAFKKINPAFADFLGLAVDEIHTKNSAEFVHPEDLSKVQTELKRMTEGNNIVSLEIRFLSHEGYRWILWSGMPFPDENVFYAVGKDITDHRQMEEQLLFLSLVDELTGLYNRRGFALLAEEELKLMRRAGGNTLIFFADMDRLKLINDNYGHQEGDFAIKKTAEILKQTFREADIVARTGGDEFVVLTAYSMPENIESIIARLQSKLDAYNAASNRSYILSLSIGAIPVDIHSPDSIDELINRADQSMYEQKHRKQTCSDDVDESFIPRMRKHG from the coding sequence ATGGAAAAGTCACAATCAAGGTTGGGTAAAAATTTATTTCCTGTGAATGCAGAGGTCGAAAACTTCAAGGATTATTATCGTTTTTTCAATCTCTCTACGGATTTGCTTTGCATCGTCGGGTTTGACGGCGCATTCAAAAAAATCAATCCGGCGTTTGCCGATTTTCTCGGACTCGCGGTTGATGAAATTCACACCAAAAATTCGGCGGAATTCGTCCATCCCGAAGATTTGTCCAAGGTGCAAACCGAATTAAAACGCATGACCGAAGGCAATAATATCGTTTCGCTGGAGATTCGTTTCCTGTCACACGAAGGCTATCGCTGGATTTTATGGAGCGGGATGCCGTTTCCCGATGAAAATGTTTTTTATGCGGTTGGTAAAGACATCACAGATCACCGCCAGATGGAAGAGCAATTGCTCTTTCTCTCATTGGTTGATGAACTCACGGGTCTTTATAACCGGCGCGGCTTTGCCCTGCTTGCCGAAGAGGAGTTGAAACTGATGCGCCGCGCCGGTGGCAACACCTTGATTTTCTTTGCGGACATGGACAGGTTAAAACTCATCAACGATAACTACGGTCATCAGGAAGGCGATTTCGCCATCAAAAAAACCGCCGAGATTTTAAAACAAACGTTTCGCGAAGCCGATATCGTGGCGCGCACCGGCGGCGATGAATTTGTCGTTCTCACCGCCTATTCGATGCCCGAAAATATCGAATCCATCATCGCCCGTTTGCAATCCAAACTGGATGCTTACAATGCTGCCAGCAATCGCAGTTATATTCTGTCATTAAGCATTGGCGCAATCCCCGTCGATATTCACTCCCCCGATTCGATTGATGAATTGATTAATCGAGCCGACCAGTCAATGTACGAACAGAAACATCGCAAACAAACCTGCTCCGACGATGTAGATGAATCATTTATCCCAAGAATGCGAAAGCACGGTTGA
- a CDS encoding radical SAM protein, translated as MKQPSYVKLLESGELAERVKQLMQMLEKCRVCPRDCDNNRLQEELAACYAGRLPIVSSYTPHFGEEPALSGTHGAGNIFLGLCNLRCVYCQNYQISQTFKEQHKNEISFERLAEIFLELEARGCHNINWVSPTHFAPQLAQSLLLAARRGLRLPVVYNTNAYDAVDVLKLFDGIVDIYLPDLKYSDNQMGREYSKVNEYVEHSRAALKEMFRQTGDELIYDENGLLKRGLVIRLLVLPNDIAGIYESLKWIREELSPKVAVSLMAQYFPTNKVTLERYTLISRKIRWSEWLEAIDHMETLGMEEGWLQDFASAAEYYRPDFGDAKTPFKDIIDFQNS; from the coding sequence ATGAAGCAGCCGTCGTATGTCAAGTTATTGGAATCGGGCGAACTCGCCGAGCGCGTCAAACAGTTGATGCAGATGCTCGAAAAATGTCGCGTCTGCCCGCGCGATTGCGATAACAATCGTCTGCAAGAGGAACTTGCCGCCTGTTACGCGGGACGCTTGCCGATTGTCTCTTCCTACACGCCGCACTTTGGCGAAGAACCGGCGCTCAGCGGCACACATGGCGCGGGCAATATTTTTCTGGGGCTTTGCAATCTGCGTTGTGTCTATTGTCAAAATTATCAAATCAGCCAGACCTTCAAAGAGCAGCACAAAAACGAGATTTCTTTTGAGCGGCTTGCAGAAATTTTTCTTGAACTCGAAGCGCGCGGCTGTCACAACATCAACTGGGTATCACCTACGCATTTTGCGCCGCAACTCGCACAATCTCTGCTGCTTGCCGCCCGGCGTGGTCTGCGTTTGCCGGTGGTTTACAATACCAATGCTTATGACGCGGTTGACGTGTTGAAACTTTTTGACGGCATCGTTGATATCTACCTTCCCGATTTGAAATACAGCGATAATCAGATGGGGCGCGAGTATTCAAAAGTAAATGAATACGTTGAACATTCACGCGCCGCGCTGAAAGAGATGTTTCGACAAACCGGCGATGAGTTGATTTATGACGAGAACGGCTTACTTAAACGCGGATTGGTGATTCGCCTGCTGGTTTTGCCCAATGACATTGCAGGAATTTACGAGTCGCTCAAATGGATACGCGAAGAACTGTCGCCCAAAGTCGCCGTCTCTTTAATGGCGCAATATTTTCCGACCAACAAAGTCACACTGGAACGCTATACATTGATTTCAAGAAAAATTCGCTGGAGCGAATGGCTCGAAGCCATCGACCATATGGAAACCCTCGGTATGGAAGAAGGCTGGTTGCAAGATTTTGCCAGCGCCGCCGAATATTACCGTCCCGATTTCGGAGATGCAAAAACGCCATTTAAAGATATTATTGATTTTCAGAATTCCTGA
- a CDS encoding DUF4394 domain-containing protein has product MKKYTAITLLCLILSAVSFSLTNAQTTVPPPIPRNATVCGETIFGLTTDNNLIRFNSDVPGALIATTPITGLLAGEFLLGIDYRPALKEIYALSNQNRLYIIDSTTGFARLTGVLNTGINGTTFGIDFNPVPDRMRVVSDANQNLRINVDTGVTIVDGNLAFAATDRDAGADPNVVAVAYSNNFAGATTTTLYAIDSTLDVLAIQNPPNNGTLVTVGNLGVDTGDAVGFDIAAGSTRAFASLTPAGTTASNLYTIDLTSGAATLVGGIGNGVTIRDITVAPRAALTVFAVTVNNNLLTFDSDDPTTITGFRRIRGLKSGETILGIDFRPANGKLYALGSTGTVYIINLKNTKVTPRPIAPFSTALTGTEFGFDFNPVPDRIRVTSDADQNLRLQPDTGDVAAVDGTLAFASTDVNAARNPNIVASAYANNFAGTTTTTLYNIDSELDALLIQNPPNNGTLNTVGSLGLDTTNLAGFDIFGCDNAGFAALTLQGEAVSKFYRINLVNGSAMLIGTLGVNELIRAIAVNQ; this is encoded by the coding sequence ATGAAAAAATATACCGCGATTACCCTGCTCTGCCTGATTCTCAGCGCCGTTAGCTTTTCTTTAACTAATGCCCAAACCACCGTGCCGCCACCGATTCCGCGCAATGCGACGGTTTGCGGAGAAACCATTTTCGGATTGACCACAGACAATAATCTTATTCGTTTTAATAGTGACGTGCCCGGTGCCCTCATCGCCACCACACCAATCACCGGACTGCTTGCAGGTGAATTTTTATTGGGAATCGATTATCGCCCCGCCCTTAAAGAGATTTACGCTTTAAGCAATCAAAACCGGCTTTACATCATTGACTCAACCACAGGTTTTGCGCGATTGACCGGCGTGTTGAACACCGGCATTAACGGCACGACGTTCGGCATTGATTTCAATCCGGTGCCCGATAGAATGCGCGTCGTCAGCGATGCCAATCAGAATTTGCGCATCAATGTCGATACCGGAGTCACAATTGTTGATGGCAATCTCGCCTTTGCCGCAACTGACCGCGACGCCGGCGCTGACCCCAATGTGGTTGCCGTTGCCTACAGCAATAATTTTGCCGGAGCGACCACGACAACACTATATGCCATTGATTCGACTTTGGATGTGCTGGCGATTCAAAACCCACCGAATAACGGCACCTTGGTGACCGTTGGCAATCTCGGCGTGGATACCGGTGATGCCGTCGGTTTTGACATTGCCGCCGGCAGCACCAGAGCCTTTGCATCTTTAACGCCTGCCGGAACGACCGCCTCAAACCTTTACACGATTGATTTGACATCGGGCGCGGCAACGCTGGTTGGCGGCATCGGCAATGGCGTTACGATACGCGATATAACCGTTGCGCCGCGCGCCGCTTTAACCGTTTTTGCGGTTACGGTGAATAACAATTTGTTGACCTTTGATTCCGATGACCCGACGACGATAACCGGTTTCAGACGCATCAGGGGACTGAAAAGCGGCGAAACGATTCTGGGCATAGATTTTCGCCCGGCAAATGGCAAACTCTATGCGCTCGGCAGCACCGGAACCGTTTACATCATCAACCTCAAAAATACGAAAGTTACCCCGAGACCGATAGCGCCTTTCAGTACAGCGTTGACCGGGACGGAATTCGGTTTTGATTTCAATCCGGTGCCCGACCGTATTCGTGTGACCAGTGACGCTGACCAGAACCTCAGATTGCAACCCGACACCGGCGATGTGGCAGCCGTTGATGGCACGCTCGCCTTTGCCAGTACGGATGTGAATGCGGCGAGAAACCCCAACATTGTCGCTTCAGCTTATGCTAACAATTTTGCCGGGACGACGACGACAACGCTTTATAACATCGATTCGGAATTGGATGCGCTGTTGATTCAAAACCCGCCCAACAATGGAACGCTGAATACCGTAGGCAGTTTGGGTTTGGATACAACGAACCTCGCGGGCTTTGACATTTTCGGTTGTGACAACGCGGGCTTTGCGGCACTCACCCTACAGGGTGAAGCGGTTTCCAAATTTTATCGCATCAACCTGGTCAATGGTTCGGCAATGTTGATTGGCACCCTAGGCGTAAATGAATTGATTCGCGCCATCGCCGTCAATCAATGA
- a CDS encoding cupredoxin domain-containing protein, which produces MKKFLIAALFVCAVSWIAVEAKTKPAGAGKKVTITITNFNFTPKTLTVARGTTVVFYNKEGRHTVESDSGAFKSDVLTADKSFEFTFTKAGKYAYHCGFHGDTGGKDMAGTIIVK; this is translated from the coding sequence ATGAAAAAGTTTTTAATTGCCGCTTTATTCGTTTGTGCAGTTTCGTGGATTGCCGTTGAGGCGAAAACCAAGCCCGCAGGCGCGGGAAAAAAAGTCACCATCACGATTACCAATTTTAATTTCACTCCGAAGACTCTGACCGTAGCCCGAGGCACAACCGTCGTCTTCTATAACAAAGAGGGACGCCATACCGTCGAATCCGATAGCGGCGCGTTCAAATCGGATGTGCTCACAGCGGATAAGAGTTTTGAATTCACTTTCACAAAAGCCGGAAAATACGCCTATCACTGCGGTTTTCACGGCGACACCGGCGGCAAGGATATGGCGGGCACGATTATTGTGAAGTGA
- a CDS encoding ElyC/SanA/YdcF family protein codes for MSVQIWRNLENLILVAGHAIYISENSDNPQADSNWILQPFQTGEPPFYIEHIQCGVELASRDAQALLVFSGGQTRHEAHTKSEAESYLRLAEHFNWWEKVDLKGRATTEEYARDSFENLLFSICRFRQCVGKYPQHITIISWAFKARRFELHREAIGFPLSQFTFIGANNPVDLASAEQNEQSVTAAFSTDPYGYGESKENNLLGDKRRARNPFNRAHPYAETCPELAGLLTHRKTGLYAGELPWSAQKSLQT; via the coding sequence ATGAGTGTGCAGATTTGGCGCAATTTGGAAAATTTAATTCTGGTCGCAGGTCATGCGATTTACATTTCGGAAAATTCCGACAATCCGCAAGCTGACAGCAACTGGATTTTACAACCCTTTCAAACCGGCGAGCCGCCATTTTATATTGAACATATTCAATGCGGCGTTGAACTCGCAAGCCGCGACGCGCAAGCCTTGCTGGTTTTTTCCGGCGGGCAGACGCGCCATGAAGCCCACACAAAAAGCGAAGCCGAAAGTTATTTACGTTTAGCCGAACATTTCAACTGGTGGGAAAAAGTTGATTTAAAAGGGCGCGCGACCACCGAAGAGTATGCCCGTGATTCGTTTGAAAATCTGCTCTTTTCAATTTGCCGTTTCCGCCAGTGCGTGGGCAAATACCCGCAACACATCACCATCATCAGTTGGGCATTTAAAGCTCGACGGTTTGAGTTGCATCGCGAGGCTATCGGTTTTCCACTATCGCAATTCACCTTCATCGGGGCAAACAATCCGGTTGATTTAGCAAGCGCCGAACAGAATGAACAATCGGTTACTGCGGCTTTTTCGACCGACCCTTATGGCTACGGCGAATCAAAAGAAAATAATCTGCTTGGCGATAAACGACGCGCCCGCAATCCGTTCAATCGCGCGCACCCTTACGCTGAGACCTGCCCTGAACTGGCAGGACTTTTAACCCATCGCAAAACCGGTTTGTATGCGGGCGAGTTGCCCTGGTCGGCGCAAAAAAGCCTTCAAACCTAG